The Streptomyces sp. NBC_00597 DNA segment TGTCCTTGGCGGACCGCGGGAGCGGGGCGATGGCCGCGGCGGCGGTGCGGGCCGCTTGCGCGGTGGCGATCACGGGCGAGACGGTGGCGTCGAGCGAGGTCATGCCGCCCAGGGTAGTCCCCGGCCCCGCCCGGGCCGACGGGGTTCCATCCCGCGAGACGCCCGCCCCGGACGGGGTCCGGCGCCGCCGCGACCGGCCTCCGGCCTCGGTGGTGCGTCTCGCCGCCGGCGGGCACCGGGCGGTGGGCGGGTCCCGATGGGGGTCCTGCGGGGCTTGGTCCCCTACCCGCCCTTCGCCCGTTCCCCGGGCTCCGCCCGGACCCGTCCCCGGGGCTCCGCCCCCGGACCCCCGCGCCTCGAACGCCGGCGGGGCTGGATCCGGCTGCGCGGGCAGGTCAGCCCGGCGCAGCGGCCCGAAGCGCGCGGAGCGGTGCGGGGCGCGCGTTCAGTAAGGATGCACGCCCACGGGGTGGGCCGGCGGGGGGCCGTAGCCCTCTGCCACGCGCAGGTGGTAGGTGGCTCGGTCGATGACCTCCAGGCCGACGATCTCCCACGGCGGGAGCTGGGCCGAGGAGCGGTGTTCGCCCCACAGCCGGAGGGCGACGGCCGCGGCGTCGTGGAGGTCGCGGGCCTCCTCCCAGTACCGGATCTCCGCGTGGTCGTCGGCGTACCTACTGGTCAGCAGGAAGGGGTGGTCATGGGCCAGCTGTTCCAGCCCGCGCCTGACCTCGGACAGCGGCGCCGGCTTGCCCGAGACGCTCAGGGTGACGTGCCAGAGGCGGGAAGTTTCTTCCTGCTCGTCCCCGCCGCCGCTGATGCTGGTCAGCGCTCGTCTCACCAGCCGCCTCCTGTCTGCGCCATGCCTGTCCGCCCTTCACAGTTGACCAGTCCCCGGCCCGCCGCGCGGCGGTTTTACCGAACCTCAGCCCTCCAGCAGGACCAGATCGTCGCGGTGTACGACCTCGCGCTCGTACTCCGGTCCGAGTTCCTTGGCCAGCTCCCGTGTGGAGCGGCCGAGGAGCTGCGGGAGTTCCTTGGCGTCGAAGTTGACCAGCCCGCGGGCGACGGCGCGGCCGTCGGGCCCGCGCAGTTCCACCGGGTCGCCGGCGACGAATTCGCCTTCGACGGCGGCGATCCCGGCGGGCAGCAGGGAACTGCCGCGTTCGGTCACGGCGCGTACGGCGCCCTCGTCCAGGACCAGGTGCCCCTGCGGGGTCGAGGCGTGCTGGAGCCAGAGCAGCCGGTCGGCCGAGCGCCGGCCGGTGGCGTGGAAGTGCGTGCCGGTCGCCCGTCCGGCCAGGGCGTCGGCCGCCTGGCTGGCCGAGGTGAGGACGACCGGGATGCCGGCGGCCGCCGCGATCCGGGCGGCTTCGACCTTGGTGACCATGCCGCCGGTGCCGACGCCCGCCTTGCCGGCGCTTCCGATGGAGACGTGCGCGATGTCCTCGGGTCCGCGCACCTCGTCGATGCGGGTGGTGCCGGGCAGTGAGGGGTCGCCGTCGTAGAGGCCGTCCACGTCGGACAGCAGGACGAGGAGGTCGGCTCGGACCAGGTGGGCGACGAGGGCCGCGAGCCGGTCGTTGTCACCGAAGCGGATCTCGTCCGTGGCGACGGTGTCGTTCTCGTTGACCACCGGCAGGGCGCCCATGGCCAGCAGCTGGTCCAGCGTCCGGTAGGCGTTGCGGTAGTGGGCCCGGCGGCTGGTGTCGTCGCTGGTCAGCAGCACCTGGCCGACGCGTACGCCGTACCGGGCGAAGGAGGCGGTGTACCGGGCGACCAGCAGCCCCTGGCCGACGCTGGCGGCCGCCTGCTGGCGGGCCAGGTCAGTGGGGCGCCGGCGCAGGCCGAGCGGGGACAGGCCCGCGGCGATGGCTCCGCTGGAGACGAGGACGATCTCCTTCTCGCCGCCGCTGCGGGCCTTGGCCAGTACGTCGACCAGGGCGTCCACCCGGTCCGCGTCGAGTCCGCCGGCCGCCGTGGTCAGGGAGGAGGATCCGACCTTGACCACGATCCTGCGGGCGTCCACGACACCTTGCCTAGCCGCTGACACGTCTGTCCCCTTGCCCCTTGCCGGTACGTCTGCCACCTCAATCTACGGGGTGGTGTGCGGCGCCCGCGCAGGGGTTTCAGACGGTGGACGCGACCGGCGGGCTCAGCCGGCGGACCCGCTGCGGGCCGGCTGCGGTTCCTCGGCCTGCGCGGCGGCGCCCGGGACGAGGATCTTGCGGGACAGCAGGAAGGTGAACGGGATCGCCACGACGGCGGCGACGAGCGGGGCGATCCGGGTGTCGAGCCCGGCCCAGGTCACCAGGGCGTAGAGCCCTGCGGACTGGATCACGTAGTTCGTGACGTTCGTCAGCGGGAAGAGGAGGAACTTCTTCCAGGTGGGCTTGGTCCGGTAGGTGAAGTAGGTGTTCATGAAGAACGAGCCGACCATCGCGAGCAGGAAGGCGAGGGTGTAGGCGAGGAAGTACGGCATCCACGGGTGCAGCAGCAGGTAGATGCCGAAGAAGGTGCCGGTGTTCACGGCTCCGACGAGGCCGAAGCGGAGGATCTGGCCGAGCTGGCTGCCCATGGTTCAGCGCACCTCGCGCTCGGCGGCGACCGTCAGGCGCGAGTCGGACAGGCCGCCGCGCTCGCGCTCCGCGGTGCGGACCCCGGCGGCGTCGGGACGGGCCTGGGGGTCTGCGCCGTGCGCCTCCTTCACGAGGAAGTGCGGGCGGCGCTTGGTCTCGTAGTAGATGCGTCCGATGTACTCGCCGATCAGACCCAGCATGACCATCTGAACGCCGCCGATGCCGACGATGATCGCGACGAGGGTCACGTAGCCGGGAGCGGTGACGCCGTGGGTCATGGCCATGATGACGATCCACAGCGCGTACAGGGCGGCCAGCCCCACCAGCGACACGCCGGCCCAGATGCCGATCCGCAGCGGCCGGTTGTTGAAGGAGATCAGCCCGTCCATGGCGTAGTTCAGCAGGGCGCCGAACTTCCACTTCGTCTCGCCGGCCTCGCGCTGGGCATTGCGGTAGTCGAAGTGGACGGTGTCGAAGCCGATCCAGGAGAAGAGGCCCTTGGAGAAGCGGTTGTACTCCGGCAGCGAGAGCAGCGCGTCGACGGCCGGCCGGGACAGCATCCGGAAGTCGCCGACGCCGTCGGTGAGCTCCACGTCGACCCAGCGGTTGACGCCGCGGTAGTAGAGGCGGCTGAGGGCGGAGCGGACCTTCTTGTCGCCCTCGCGGGTGCGGCGGGCGATGATCTGGTCGTGGCCCTGCCGGTAGTAGTCGAGCATGGTGGCGATGAGCTCCGGCGGGTGCTGGAGGTCGGCGTCCATGATCACGACGGCGTCTCCGGTGGCCTCGCGCAGGCCGGCGAGCATGCCGGCCTCCTTGCCGAAGTTGCGGCTGAAGGAGACGTACCGGGTGTGGTCCCCGTGTTCGGAGGCGATCTTGCGGAGTTTGGTGAGTGTTCCGTCACGGCTGCCGTCGTCGACGTAGCAGACCTCGTACTCGACGGGCAGGGAGTCCAGGACCCTGCGGATCTCCACGTCGAAGCTGTCGATCACGGCTTCTTCGTTGTAGCAAGGGACTACTACGGACAGCTTCGTCATGAACACTTCCTGCTGGGTCCGAACGGGTGATTGTCGGCGACCGGACCCGCCACACACCTCTTCCTTAGAAGTATGCACGCCGAGGGTCGGCCTGCCGGATCCGAGCGCGGCACACGGTAGCTTTGACGGGTTAAGCGGAATGGAACGAAGGGATCGAGGTGCACGTGCCTGACGTCTCCGTGGTCGTCATCGTCTACAACGACGCAGAGCGTCTGCCGACAGCCGTCCAGTCGGTTTTGGACCAAACCCTGCACGGGGTCGAAGTCGTGATCGTCGACGACTGCAGCAAGGACCGGTCATATGCGGTCGCGCAGGAGCTAGAAGCCGCACACCCGGACAGGGTGCGCGCCTTCCGGCTGCCCGAGAACAGCGGCGGCTGCGGCGCGCCGCGCAACCACGGCATCCAGCAGGCCACCGGCACGTACGTCATGTTCCTGGACAGCGACGACGTGCTGGAACGAAACGCCTGCCGGAACATGCTGGCCGCCGCCGAGCGGACCGGTTCCGACCTGGTCTCCGGCATGTGCGTCCGCGTGCACCTCGACAACCGGTGGGGCAAGACCACCGAGTGGTACCCCTGGATCTACTCGCGCACCCGCACGCTGGAGTCGATCACCGAGGACCCGGACCTGCTGGTCTACGACACCCTCTCCACGAACAAGTGCTACCGGCGCGCGTTCCTGCTGGAGCAGGGCCTGGAGTTCCCGGTCGGCATCCACTACGAGGACCTGCTCTTCTCCGCGCAGGCCTACGTCGCCGCCCGCCGCATCACGCTGATCCCGAACCACGTCTACTACTGGAACGTGGTCGAGAAGGCCGCGTCGAAGTCGATCAGCAACCGGCGCCACGAGATCGCGAACTTCGTCCACCGGATGGAGATCCACCGCCGCGTCGACGAGCTGCTGGCCGCCAAGGGCCACACGGCGATCAAGTCCGCGAAGGACGCCAAGTTCCTCAAGCACGACCTGGTGCTGCACCTGCGCGACCTGCCCCTGCTGGGCGACGCGTACCGCCAGGAGTTCGCCCGCCTCGCCAACGGCTACCTGGCCGGCATCGACCCGGCCGCGTACGAGAACGTCACGTTCCTCCAGGCGATCTGCGCCTACCTGCTGGGCAAGGAAGACTGGGACAA contains these protein-coding regions:
- a CDS encoding GtrA family protein, whose amino-acid sequence is MGSQLGQILRFGLVGAVNTGTFFGIYLLLHPWMPYFLAYTLAFLLAMVGSFFMNTYFTYRTKPTWKKFLLFPLTNVTNYVIQSAGLYALVTWAGLDTRIAPLVAAVVAIPFTFLLSRKILVPGAAAQAEEPQPARSGSAG
- the proB gene encoding glutamate 5-kinase, coding for MSAARQGVVDARRIVVKVGSSSLTTAAGGLDADRVDALVDVLAKARSGGEKEIVLVSSGAIAAGLSPLGLRRRPTDLARQQAAASVGQGLLVARYTASFARYGVRVGQVLLTSDDTSRRAHYRNAYRTLDQLLAMGALPVVNENDTVATDEIRFGDNDRLAALVAHLVRADLLVLLSDVDGLYDGDPSLPGTTRIDEVRGPEDIAHVSIGSAGKAGVGTGGMVTKVEAARIAAAAGIPVVLTSASQAADALAGRATGTHFHATGRRSADRLLWLQHASTPQGHLVLDEGAVRAVTERGSSLLPAGIAAVEGEFVAGDPVELRGPDGRAVARGLVNFDAKELPQLLGRSTRELAKELGPEYEREVVHRDDLVLLEG
- a CDS encoding glycosyltransferase family 2 protein, coding for MTKLSVVVPCYNEEAVIDSFDVEIRRVLDSLPVEYEVCYVDDGSRDGTLTKLRKIASEHGDHTRYVSFSRNFGKEAGMLAGLREATGDAVVIMDADLQHPPELIATMLDYYRQGHDQIIARRTREGDKKVRSALSRLYYRGVNRWVDVELTDGVGDFRMLSRPAVDALLSLPEYNRFSKGLFSWIGFDTVHFDYRNAQREAGETKWKFGALLNYAMDGLISFNNRPLRIGIWAGVSLVGLAALYALWIVIMAMTHGVTAPGYVTLVAIIVGIGGVQMVMLGLIGEYIGRIYYETKRRPHFLVKEAHGADPQARPDAAGVRTAERERGGLSDSRLTVAAEREVR